The following coding sequences lie in one Lolium perenne isolate Kyuss_39 chromosome 2, Kyuss_2.0, whole genome shotgun sequence genomic window:
- the LOC139829970 gene encoding indole-2-monooxygenase-like, with the protein MGQATQVLLHEARSAQAAALLVLVPLLLASVLLMVRRFGNGTATARAREEVLGKLPSPCGRLPVIGHLHLLGSLPHVSLRDLAAQHGRDGLMLLRLGAVPTLVVSSPAAAQAVLRTHDHVFASRPHSPVTDILFYGSTDVAFCPYGHHWRQVKKIATTHLLTARKVRSYRHAREHEVRLVVAKLRDAVGAGAPVDLSDMLSAFANDVVCHAVSGKSFRKQGHNKLFRELVEANSSLIGGFNLEDHFPALVKLDIIKRMVCAKARRVHKMWDDLLDSLIDHHASKPASERGGEDCDFIDVLLSVQQEYNLTNDHIKAQLTIMLEAGTDTSFIVLEYAMVRLMQNPHLMAKLQAEVRNTIPKEKDMVTEDDLTGLAYLKAVIKETLRLHMPAPLLVPHLSMAGCDINGYTIPSGTRVIINSWALARDPGGWENAEEFVPERFLEGGSAAAVDYRGNDFLYLPFGAGRRICPGINFAIVTVEIMLANLMYHFDWKLPHGSAREGGISMAESFGITVHRKEKLLLVPSLPQD; encoded by the exons ATGGGTCAAGCGACGCAGGTCCTTCTCCATGAGGCGAGGTCTGCACAGGCAGCAGCCCTCCTAGTCCTGGTCCCTCTTCTCTTGGCGTCCGTCCTCCTCATGGTGCGCCGCTTCGGGAACGGGACGGCCACGGCGAGAGCCAGAGAGGAGGTGCTGGGCAAGCTGCCCTCTCCCTGCGGCCGGCTCCCCGTCATCGGCCACCTGCACCTGCTGGGCTCCCTCCCGCACGTCTCCCTCCGCGACCTCGCCGCCCAGCACGGCCGCGACGGCCTCATGCTCCTCCGCCTCGGCGCCGTCCCCACGCTCGTCGTCTCCTCGCCGGCCGCCGCGCAGGCCGTCCTGCGCACGCACGACCACGTCTTCGCCTCCCGGCCGCACTCCCCCGTCACCGACATCCTCTTCTACGGCTCCACGGACGTCGCCTTCTGCCCCTACGGCCACCACTGGCGCCAGGTCAAGAAGATCGCCACCACGCACCTCCTCACCGCCAGGAAGGTCCGCTCCTACCGCCACGCGCGGGAGCACGAGGTCAGGCTCGTCGTCGCCAAGCTCCGCGACGCGGTCGGCGCCGGCGCCCCCGTCGACCTCAGCGACATGCTCAGCGCCTTCGCCAACGACGTCGTCTGCCACGCCGTGTCCGGCAAGTCCTTCCGGAAGCAGGGCCACAACAAGCTCTTCCGGGAGCTGGTGGAGGCCAACTCCTCGCTCATCGGCGGCTTCAACCTCGAGGACCACTTCCCGGCGCTGGTGAAGCTGGACATCATCAAGAGGATGGTGTGCGCCAAGGCCCGGAGAGTGCACAAGATGTGGGACGACCTGCTTGATAGCCTCATCGACCACCACGCCAGCAAGCCGGCGTCAGAACGCGGCGGCGAGGACTGCGACTTCATCGACGTCTTGCTTTCCGTGCAGCAAGAGTACAACCTCACGAATGACCATATCAAGGCTCAGTTGACG ATCATGCTTGAAGCTGGCACGGACACATCATTCATAGTGCTGGAGTACGCCATGGTTCGGCTCATGCAAAACCCCCACCTCATGGCCAAGCTACAAGCCGAGGTGAGGAACACCATACCCAAGGAAAAAGACATGGTCACAGAAGACGACCTCACCGGTTTGGCCTACCTGAAAGCGGTGATCAAGGAGACGCTCCGGCTCCACATGCCGGCGCCGCTCCTCGTGCCCCACCTATCCATGGCCGGCTGCGACATCAATGGCTACACCATACCATCGGGGACGCGCGTCATCATCAATAGCTGGGCTCTCGCGAGGGATCCAGGCGGCTGGGAGAACGCGGAGGAGTTCGTGCCCGAGCGCTTCTTGGAAGGCGGCAGCGCCGCCGCCGTGGACTACAGGGGGAACGACTTCCTCTACCTCCCGTTTGGGGCCGGGCGAAGGATATGCCCCGGCATCAACTTCGCCATCGTGACCGTCGAGATCATGCTGGCAAATCTCATGTACCACTTCGACTGGAAGCTACCACATGGATCGGCGCGGGAAGGTGGCATTAGTATGGCCGAATCATTTGGGATCACTGTGCACCGCAAGGAGAAGCTCCTCCTCGTCCCTTCGCTGCCGCAAGATTAA
- the LOC139835384 gene encoding uncharacterized protein, translating to MYADDVVIFIEPDVEELIAVKSLLQCFGDASGLITNYAKSAIIPIQCGHIDTNTLSMTLQCTVKVFPCTYLGLPLSDQRLRKGDLQPSLNKLSRKVKGWNKGNFSLDARLLLVKHVLSAMHIYQLLVIDPPIWLIKAIDKLRMGFLWNNDELRVENAW from the coding sequence ATGTACGCTGATGATGTGGTTATCTTCATAGAGCCTGATGTGGAGGAGCTCATAGCCGTCAAGTCACTACTGCAATGCTTTGGTGATGCTTCAGGGCTGATCACAAATTACGCCAAGAGTGCAATCATACCGATCCAGTGCGGCCATATTGACACCAACACCCTCTCCATGACCCTGCAATGCACTGTGAAGGTGTTCCCCTGCACCTACCTAGGTCTTCCGTTGTCTGACCAGCGCCTGCGCAAAGGTGACCTACAACCCTCCCTCAACAAGCTGTCCAGAAAGGTCAAGGGCTGGAACAAAGGGAACTTCTCCCTTGATGCTAGGCTGCTCCTCGTTAAGCATGTGCTCTCGGCAATGCACATTTATCAGCTGCTAGTCATTGACCCTCCTATTTGGCTTATCAAGGCTATCGATAAGCTCCGAATGGGATTTCTCTGGAATAATGATGAGCTTAGGGTGGAAAATGCTTGGTGA